The genome window CTGCAGCTTTTAATTTTCAAGAGAGTAGAATTGATTTCTACGTCCTGCGCCCGGCCCGCCAGGGACTGAAGTCCCTGTCTAATAGCTAAAGTCCTCGGTCGAGGACTGAAAAGAAAATGTTATTTTTTTTAAGTGTTGAACTAAAATTTTCTGTTATGCTATGTATTTAGTCCTCTTTCAGAGGACTTTAGCTGTGAGCCAGGGAATTCATTCCCTGGCGGAATGTTGGGTAGCGGATAGTAATACTATATTGTTAATAATCTTTATTATTAAATCCAAAAAAATTGTGATTCAAAACTCGACTGAAACACCTACAAACAACATTCAAACTGCATGGCACGGTCGCCTGAATTTAGCCTACGCCAACCGATCCGGTGCAACTCAAATCATTCACAATCAAATGCAAGCACCCCTCAAGGTGCAGCGCCCGTTTTATCCTGAAGGGAAAGACGTTTGTCACAGCGTCATCTTGCACACGGCTGGTGGAGTTGTCGGGGGCGATCGACTTTCGGGCCATTTTCACCTCCAACCCAACGCCAAAGCCTTGATTACCACGGCCGCCGCTGGTAAAATCTATCGCAGCAGCGGACTAGAATCACAACAAAATATTGACATTCAGTTAGATACTGGTGCTAATTTAGAATGGCTGCCACAGGAAACAATAGTTTTTGACGGCGCAATATATCGGCAAAATTTGCGGGTAGAATTAGCACCAACAGCGAGAATTTTACTGTGGGAAATCACCCGATTTGGACGCAGTGCTAGGGGCGAAAACTTCTTGTCTGGAGAATGGCGATCGCACACCGAAGTCTGGCAAGAAAACAGCCCTTTATGGATTGACAGACAATTGCTCAAAGGTGGAGAAAAAATGCTCGAAAGTCCTCACGGTCTCGCAGGAAAACCCGTAGTCGCCACCCTCGCTTGGGTAGGCGAACCCGTAACCGCTGAATTCGTGGAAAAAGTGCGAGATTTGCCATCTGAGGCAACAATTTATCCTGGTAATTCCACCGTCGGCGTGACTCGTATTCCTAACGGTTTGCTGTGCCGATATCGCGGTACATCCACAACCGCAGCTAGAGACTGGTTTGTCAACATTTGGCAGTTGCTGCGCTTGTCTTTTTCACAACGCCCTTGCTGTTTGCCCAGAGTTTGGATAAAATAGGACGATCTTTGAGTTTCAATGTATAGTTGCCCTCCTAACTAGATTATTCATCTCTCTCTGCTCTTCCTGGGCGCCCTCTGCGCCCTTTGCGGTTTAATCATTCAGAAACAACCGTAAACGATATCATAACCAAATAATGCGATCGCCCTTACCCGAATAAAAATGCAACTCACCCCCCAAGAAAAAGACAAGCTGCTGATTTTCACCGCCGCCCTGGTAGCAGAGCGCCGGAAACAAAGAGGTTTAAAACTCAACTATCCAGAAGCACTAGCCTACATTTCTGCAGCCATCTTAGAAGGAGCAAGAGATGGCCTCACAGTCGCCGATTTAATGAGTTACGGAACAACTCTCCTGACGCGGGAAGATGTGATGGAAGGGATACCAGAAATGGTGCATGAAGTCCAGGTTGAGGCGACTTTTCCAGACGGCACTAAGTTGGTAACAGTGCACGATCCGATCCGTTAAAAAAATCAACCGCAGATACTCATAGGAGGAAAAGATGATTCCAGGAGAAATGATTGTTTCAGCAGGCGAAATAGAATTAAATGCCGATCGCCCAACGGTGCGGTTGCTTGTAGGAAATAAAGGCGATCGCCCGATACAAGTCGGTTCCCACTACCATTTTTACGAAGCTAACGAAGCCTTAGAATTTAATCGAGAACAAGCAAAAGGAATGCGGTTGGATATCCCCGCAGGTACAGCAGTCAGGTTTGAACCGGGAGATGAAAGGGAAGTTCAATTAGTGCCGTTTGTGGGTAGTCGTCAAGTCTACGGCTTTAATGGAAAAGTGAACGGTCATCTGGATGCTGAAGTATGAAGCCAGAAGGTAGTTCACGATGGTTGAATTTTGAATTGGAAACTTTTTAACTTAAAAGTTCAAGCAGTTTCAAAACAGAATGCAACTGTAAGCCATCTCCACACTATGATAGCGATCGGTCATCCCAATCCCAAATCTAAAATCGAAAATCGTGTCATTTCCAGCCCTATGCCTGGAGAGTGATAAAGTAAGCTCAAAACTTTTTCTGTGCCTTCTGTATAAGTGCTTTCTGGCTTTTTTTTGTTAGTTCAATCTCCTACTTTTGAGCGAGTTAAAATCTGCCGTTTGCGGTATACCGTGGTTGTTAAAACTGCAAAGATATACAGCAAAAGTGCATGATGAACCCAAAATTAGTTGACCAGATAAAACAGACATTGAAGCAGAGCTTGCTGGCAACATCAAGGCGTGTCTGGAGAACCCCGTTAGACCGGCGCACCAGCATCAAATTGTTAGATGACAGCATCGTTTATAAAAAGCAGCACGAACCCATCAATATACCCGCATTAACCTCAGTAAATAAAGGGCTTTCTCGGTTTTTTGCCACGGAAAAAACCCTGTCTTTTGACCCAGATTATGTTTGGAAGATTTTCCTGAATCAAAAAATAAATTCTCTCACTATTTGTACCTCTGGCAACACGCTGCTGAATAACAAGTTGCTTTTAGACTTGGATTTTCGGATTAGCGGTGCGGGCATTCTGGAATGGCCTTACAAACCTAACAAAATTACTTATCCCCTTGTAGTTGCTCCTTGGTCGCATTTGTGGTGCAGTTATTATGATTATATCATTTTTGTGCTGGCTAAACTTTGTCGAATTGAGGAGGCTTTAGGTAAGGAAATTTGGCAAGAAGCCAAAATTTGTTATCCTTTACGACATACAGATTTTGAGTTGGGCTTTATGACCAAACTCGGTATTCCTGAAAGTTCCCTAATCGACACTCGGGCTAGAGATACGGGATATCATGCAGAAAGCGTGGTGGTGGGAAACAATCAAGACTGGTATTTTCCCAGTCCTTACGATATAGAGCTTTTGCGGAAAAAATTCTGTCTTAAGGAAAAGGTAAAGCCTTTTAGAAAACTTTATCTGTCTAGAAGCGGCCGGCGCAAGGTTAAAAATGAAGTACAAGTGCGAGAGGTTTTGAAAGAATTTGATTTTGAAATTTTGGAAGATATCTCGCGCACTGTTGATGAACAAATTCGTCTGTTTGCAGAAGCGGCGGTGGTTGTCGGCCCTCACGGGGCTGGTTTTACAAATTTGCTGTGGAGTCAGCCGGGAACGAAAGTATTGGAATTCTTTTATGGAGGGTACACTCCGCCATATTTCTATTACATTTGCCAGCTATTGGGATTAGAATACTCCCGTATGGTTGATGACAATAATGTAGCGGAAGATTGGAGTTTCATTGGCATGGATATGACGGTGGATGTGGAGATTTTGAAAAGGGAAATCCAGAAAATGCTGGAGTAAATTTGCCCGTTTATAGCATTTTCGATTTTCGATTGGCAAGAATTGATGCCTATCGGGGTTTAAAGCTTGCCTGATGTTGTATTTTTTTTGACTGTTTCAGGTTGAGGAACTCGTCACATACTATAATTCAAGTGGGTCTCAACTGCCAACTAAAAATTTATTAATATTAGGAGCGAGCATGAGTTACAGAATGGATCGCCGCGCCTACGCGGAAACCTTCGGGCCGACTGTGGGCGATCGCGTCCGGTTAGCCGATACAGAATTATTCATAGAAGTTGAAAAAGACTTCACAACCTACGGGGATGAAGTTAAATTTGGCGGTGGCAAAGTCATTCGCGACGGCATGGGACAGTCGCCTATTTCTAATGCAGACGGTGCTGTTGACACGGTGATTACTAATGCTTTAATATTAGACTGGTGGGGGATTGTTAAAGCAGATGTCGGCATTAAAGACGGCAAAATTTACAAAATTGGTAAAGCCGGAAATCCTTATATTCAAGATAGGGTAGATATTATTATCGGGCCTGGTACTGAAGTAATTGCGGGTGAAGGTATGATTCTCACCGCTGGGGGAATTGATACTCACATTCACTTTATTTGCCCGCAGCAAATTGAAGTGGCGATCGCCTCTGGAATCACGACAATGATCGGCGGCGGCACAGGCCCTGCAACGGGTACAAACGCTACAACTTGCACTCCCGGGCCTTGGCATATGTACCGAATGCTGCAAGCAGCCGACGCTTTCCCCGTAAATCTAGGGTTTTTAGGTAAAGGAAATAGCAGTCAACCCCAAGGATTAGTCGAACAAATCTTTGCCGGTGCAATGGGTTTGAAACTCCACGAAGATTGGGGAACTACACCAGCAACGATCGACACTTGTTTGAGTGTAGCTGACGAGTACGACGTGCAAGTTGCAATTCACACGGATACTCTCAATGAAGCGGGATTTGTGGAAGCTACAATTGCCGCATTTAAAAATCGAGCTATTCACACTTACCACACCGAAGGTGCTGGCGGCGGACACGCACCGGATATTATTAAAGTGTGCGGACAAGCTAATGTTTTGCCCTCGTCAACTAACCCGACTCGCCCTTACACTGTCAATACTTTAGAAGAACATTTAGATATGTTGATGGTTTGCCACCATTTGGATCGAGGCATTCCTGAAGATGTGGCTTTTGCTGAATCGAGAATTAGAAGGGAAACTATTGCTGCTGAGGATATTCTCCACGATTTAGGTGCGTTTAGTATGATTTCTTCTGATTCTCAGGCGATGGGAAGAGTGGGAGAGGTGATTGTTCGGACTTGGCAAACGGCACATAAAATGAAGGTTCAAAGGGGGAATTTAGACGGGCAAGATGCCCGTTCCACAGGTGATTTAGACGGGCAAGATGCCCGTTCCACAGGTGATTTAGACGGGCAAGATGCCCGTTCCACAGGTGATTTAGACGGGCAAGATGCCCGTTCCACAGGGGGAGAAAATGACAATTTTCGGGTGAAGCGGTACATTGCGAAATATACAATTAATCCGGCGATTACTCACGGAATTAGTCAGTATGTCGGTTCGGTGGAAGAGGGGAAATTGGCGGATTTGTGTTTGTGGCGGCCGGCTTTTTTTGGAGTGAAACCGGAACTGGTAATTAAAGGAGGGGCGATCGCCTACGGACAGATGGGAGATGCTAACGCCAGCATTCCCACGCCGCAACCGGTGCATATGCGGCCGATGTTTGGCAGTTTTGGCGGTGCGATTGGGGCGACTTGTCTGACGTTCGTTTCCCAAGCTGCGCGCGATCGAGATATTGCCGCACAGCTAGGTTTGCAAAAGCCCACTGTAGCAGTTTCCGGCACACGAAAAATTAGCAAAAGAGATATGAAACTCAACGATTATTTGCCACAAATGGAAGTCGATCCAGAAACTTATGAAGTCAGGGCGGATGGGGAATTGTTAACTTGCGAACCGGCAACAGTTTTGCCAATGGCGCAGCGATACTTTTTGTTTTAACTGATATCTTGCACCATTTTCAGCAACAGGCAAGATGCCTGTTCCACAAAATATAAATTTTCTCGCTTCACAGGCATCTTGCCTGTTCATAAAAGGCTAATTGAAAATGGTGCAATATCTCTGTTTTAACCGATTATACAATCATGTATGGGCGGTTTTACCAACAAGATTGGCCAAAAACCGACAATCTCAAAAACCCGCCCCCACCCAACTATTTGCGACTATTGCTAGAGTGAACAAAAAGCACTGACGGGGTTGTCACCCCCTCAACCCAAAACGCTCTAATTTAATCACGACTCTCCTGGATTTTAAGATTCCCCCACCACGGGAAGTTTTATTTTGATTGATTTATTATCACCTCAAACTTAGGAGAGGCTTAATCGCTCGGTAAACTCAATTTTAATACCTGTCCAACTGATACCTCGTGCTTGTGCGTCGCTACTACCACCGCACCTTCTAATCGCGGATCGTAACATCCCACCCAAGCTGCAGGATGACATTCGTGTACTAAATACCCGTACAGCCAAATTGCTCCTCTACCTTCAATGACAATTCCTTGGCTTAATTGAACGTTTTGAGGAAGTTTCAAACCTTGTAAATCATCGGGTGTGATGATACCGTCTTGAGTTGTAATTCGCAAGCGCAAATGTTGGTAAGCTAAACCGTCTTGAGTTTGATTGGGGATTATTTTTAATTCAATAGGATTCATGGGATGCACAAATGTTGAATGCTGCGATAAAATCATATCATGTCCGGTAGTATGGGCGGGGGCGGGTTTATTATATTGTAGATTATGGGCAATTATTGTTGGTGAACCCGCCCCTACAAAAGTTAACATCATACAAGTCCGAATCAAACAGACATGATTTCATCTACCTTTTTAGGGTAAATTGGGAATCCGATCGCCAACTTTGAGTCCCAATTGGGCCGCCCTTCCGCCTCTGAGTTCAATAACTCCGTCAACGGGAACATCCGGGCCGTAGTTGGGGCAGGTTTCGCTCAAACACGGCGGTACGTTAGGAATTATCGCCTGCACGACGCCTTCCCGCAGAAAAACCATATCTAGCTCAATAAACACGTTTTTCATCCAAAAACGCACGTTTCGCGCGGGTTCGATCGGGAAAAGCATTCCCCTGTCGTCTGGCAATTCTGTGCGAAACATTAAACCTGTCGCTTGTTCTTGGGGAGTTTGCGCCACTTCCAGTCCGATCGCGCGATCGGCTATAATCGTGTTAACAGAAATTGGCAAAAGCTGACCCCTATCTAGTCCGCCAAACAGCGATATAAAGTTGGATTCAGTCAGATTAGGGTTTCCCGAAACAACTCCTAAATAATTACCAGACTTTTTATCTTTCATAATAGTTTGGTTGTCGGAAACAGAAATATCTAAATCGCTAAACTTCATGCCTTGTGTCAAGACAATTTTATCATTGCCGTTGCCAAAATCTGTAATTATATCTGCTTCAGTAATAGTAGATGCGGCGGAGGTTTTTTCCATCACAAATAAATCATCGCCTGCGCCTCCAGTCAAGATATCCCCGCCTTCGCCGCCTATTAGCAAATCGTTACCCCGATCGCCAAAAATCCAATCCGACTCTTGTCCTCCATAGATTGTATCGCTTCCCTGCCCGCCAGACAGCGTATCAGCGCCTTCATTTCCGGCCAGCAAATCATTTTCGCGATCGCCAAAAATTCGGTCATTTCCCCCCAAACCTCGAACAGTATCATTACCTGCAAATCCTCTAATCGTATCGTTGCTGAGAGTTCCCAGGAGAAAATCGAAGCCAAAAGTACCGTCGATGTTAACCATTTTGCGTTTAATGATGCGTTTAATAGAAGTAAGATTTGGCGATCGGCATCCGCCAACCGGTACCAAAAGCTCGATCGCTAATTTTCAAACCCGGGGCTGCTTGCCGCCGTTTAAACTCCGCTTGCCTCACTAATTTTACTACACGTTTAACCACTGCTTCATCGTGTCCTGCAGCCACAATTTGTTGGGCCGATTCGTGATGTTCGATCGACCGCTGCAAGATGTCATCCAAAACATCGTAATCCGGCAAAGAATCTCGGTCAATTTGGCCAGGTTTCAGTTCAGCACTCGGCGCTTTAGTAATAATATTAACCGGAATAATTTCCTTTCCCAGGGGCGGGCACGGGGGCACCGCCCCTACATATCCGCCAGAATTAAGCCACCGACAAAGCGAATAAACGCGAGTTTTCGGCACATCGGAAATCACCGCCAATCCCCCATTCATATCGCCGTAGAGAGTGCAGTAACCCACCGCCATTTCCGACTTATTGCCAGTCGAAAGCAGCAAATGTCCGAACTTATTAGAAATTGCCATCAACAGATTGCCTCGAATCCGCGATTGAATATTTTCCTCAGCAATCCCGAAAGTTGTGTTGACAAACAAATCGGCGAGAGTGCGATCGTAAGTTTTCATCAAATCGCCGATCGGCAACATTTCGATCGCGATACCCAGATTTCGGGCTAATTCCAAAGCATCATTAACCGAATGATCCGAACTGTAAGGAGAAGGCATCAGCACCCCTAGAACATTTTCGGGCCCGATCGCGCAACTGGCGATCGCCGCCACCAAAGCCGAATCTATCCCGCCGCTCAAACCGAGTACAACCTTAGAAAAACCGCACTTGCGAACATAATCTCGCACTCCCAAAACCAAAGCAGCCCAAATTTCGGCATCTCCCTCTGCCGGATGAAAACTCAAATCTGTTGTGGAACGGGCATCTTGCCCGTTCCCGCCGCTGCCAAATAAATCTTGTTTAGCTGCGTCATATTCCAGCACCGCAAAATCCGTTTCAAAAGAAGCTAATACCTGAATTAAATCACCCTTTCGATTCACAGCAAAACTGCTGCCGTCAAAAATAATATCGTCATTTCCCCCTACCTGATTAGCGTAAACAATCGGTATCCCGCAGCGGATGACGCTGTGCTGCAACATCGCCGATCGCACTCCCCGCTTCCCCGCAGAATAAGGCGATGCCGACAAATTCACCACTAAATCTACGCCCAATTTTGCCAAATCGGAAACAGGATCGCCCGCGTAACTGCGTTTACCCCAAAACTCCTCATTGTTCCACAAATCTTCACAAATTGTCACGCCGATTTTGACTTCGCCAATATAAAAGTAATTGCTGTTTTCTCCCGGTTCAAAATATCTATCTTCATCAAATACATCATAAGTAGGCAACAAGCGTTTATGAAAAACTTGTTTGACGGCACCATTTTGCAACAAAACAGCGCTATTAAACAATGATTTTCCGCCGAGTTTAACAGCATTAGCATTAGGTAAGGCAGTGCCTGCTATGACTGCCAACTCCGGTGGCAAAGCTTGCGCCAGTTGCAGCAACTGTGCACCTGCATCTGCAATGAAACTCGGATTGATTAACAAATCGCGCGGCGGATAACCGATCAGGGAAAGTTCCGGTGTTAGCAATAAGTTTGCGCCCTCAACCTCAGCTTTTTTCGCAGCCTCCAGAATTAGGCTGGAGTTGCCAAAGATATCACCAATAGTAGGGTTGAGTTGTGCGATCGCAATTTTCATATCACCAAATCACTTAATAAATATTGCTAACAATCCGCCCGCGGGGACTCACTTTCCTATAGTCCTAGATTTGAATGTAGCGAAAGATTACTCGGATTTGTAATGTTTCAACTCTTCCTCAATATAATAATTTACCAAATCCCGGTAAATATTTTCAACCACATCAGGATTCAAACCCGATTCTCGAGCCCACTCGCGCCGCTGCTGTAACATATCGTGAAAGCGATCGAACGATCTAACGCTAGCTTCACTCGTTTTGAACCTTGCAGCAGCGATGACGTATTGAAATCTCTTGCTCAAAGCCTCGATCACTTCTCGATCGATGATATCAATTTCCTCCCGCACTTCGTGAATATTAGCGCATTCATCAGGGTCTTTCATAGCCTTCACTCCTTAATAGCTTCTATTCTAATGTTACTAAATTGCTCCCCGAATGTCATCCAAGGAACAGCTAGATAAACACCAACGGCTTATTTTTGAAAGGAGCAAAAGCGGCCGCATCAAAGCGGTACAAACTAGCAGGACGGCCAGCCCCGCGCGAAACCTTAACACCGGTATCGCACAAAAAACCCAATTTCAACAATCGAGCTCTAAAATTAGAATAATCAGAAAAACTTTCCCCCAAAATAGTTGTATAAAGTTGATACAAATCGCTCAAAGTAAAAAGTTCCGGCAAAACTTCAAAAGCTACCGGGCTGTATTCAAGTTTGTTACGCAGCCGCCGGTATCCGTATTCGAGAATTTGATTGTGATCGAAAGCCAGCTTGGGAACTTGTTGCACGGGATACCAAGCAATACCGCCGACGCGGTGGCCCACACCCGCCACTACACTCCCAGCAATTAACTCAGCTTCCTCAAAGCGAACCAAAGCAAAATAACTAACCGAAAGATAACGATCGCCCCTGGTAATTTCCCGAGGATCGCGCCCCGGTTCTCCGAAAGTATACAATTGCTCCAGATACAAATTTTTTACCCGAATTTTCTCAGACAAAATTCGGTAAGCCGCATTTTCAAGAGACTCGCCCTGACGCAACAAAGTACCGGGAAGACTCCAAGAATCGATAAACGGTTCGTCTTGCCGCATTACCAACAGCACCAACAAGCGGTTCTGCACGGTATCGACGGAAAAAATAACATTATCTACTCCTACTTTAAAGT of Oscillatoria nigro-viridis PCC 7112 contains these proteins:
- a CDS encoding urease accessory protein UreD, with product MYLVLFQRTLAVSQGIHSLAECWVADSNTILLIIFIIKSKKIVIQNSTETPTNNIQTAWHGRLNLAYANRSGATQIIHNQMQAPLKVQRPFYPEGKDVCHSVILHTAGGVVGGDRLSGHFHLQPNAKALITTAAAGKIYRSSGLESQQNIDIQLDTGANLEWLPQETIVFDGAIYRQNLRVELAPTARILLWEITRFGRSARGENFLSGEWRSHTEVWQENSPLWIDRQLLKGGEKMLESPHGLAGKPVVATLAWVGEPVTAEFVEKVRDLPSEATIYPGNSTVGVTRIPNGLLCRYRGTSTTAARDWFVNIWQLLRLSFSQRPCCLPRVWIK
- the ureA gene encoding urease subunit gamma, which translates into the protein MQLTPQEKDKLLIFTAALVAERRKQRGLKLNYPEALAYISAAILEGARDGLTVADLMSYGTTLLTREDVMEGIPEMVHEVQVEATFPDGTKLVTVHDPIR
- a CDS encoding urease subunit beta; translation: MIPGEMIVSAGEIELNADRPTVRLLVGNKGDRPIQVGSHYHFYEANEALEFNREQAKGMRLDIPAGTAVRFEPGDEREVQLVPFVGSRQVYGFNGKVNGHLDAEV
- a CDS encoding glycosyltransferase family 61 protein, with translation MMNPKLVDQIKQTLKQSLLATSRRVWRTPLDRRTSIKLLDDSIVYKKQHEPINIPALTSVNKGLSRFFATEKTLSFDPDYVWKIFLNQKINSLTICTSGNTLLNNKLLLDLDFRISGAGILEWPYKPNKITYPLVVAPWSHLWCSYYDYIIFVLAKLCRIEEALGKEIWQEAKICYPLRHTDFELGFMTKLGIPESSLIDTRARDTGYHAESVVVGNNQDWYFPSPYDIELLRKKFCLKEKVKPFRKLYLSRSGRRKVKNEVQVREVLKEFDFEILEDISRTVDEQIRLFAEAAVVVGPHGAGFTNLLWSQPGTKVLEFFYGGYTPPYFYYICQLLGLEYSRMVDDNNVAEDWSFIGMDMTVDVEILKREIQKMLE
- the ureC gene encoding urease subunit alpha; protein product: MSYRMDRRAYAETFGPTVGDRVRLADTELFIEVEKDFTTYGDEVKFGGGKVIRDGMGQSPISNADGAVDTVITNALILDWWGIVKADVGIKDGKIYKIGKAGNPYIQDRVDIIIGPGTEVIAGEGMILTAGGIDTHIHFICPQQIEVAIASGITTMIGGGTGPATGTNATTCTPGPWHMYRMLQAADAFPVNLGFLGKGNSSQPQGLVEQIFAGAMGLKLHEDWGTTPATIDTCLSVADEYDVQVAIHTDTLNEAGFVEATIAAFKNRAIHTYHTEGAGGGHAPDIIKVCGQANVLPSSTNPTRPYTVNTLEEHLDMLMVCHHLDRGIPEDVAFAESRIRRETIAAEDILHDLGAFSMISSDSQAMGRVGEVIVRTWQTAHKMKVQRGNLDGQDARSTGDLDGQDARSTGDLDGQDARSTGDLDGQDARSTGGENDNFRVKRYIAKYTINPAITHGISQYVGSVEEGKLADLCLWRPAFFGVKPELVIKGGAIAYGQMGDANASIPTPQPVHMRPMFGSFGGAIGATCLTFVSQAARDRDIAAQLGLQKPTVAVSGTRKISKRDMKLNDYLPQMEVDPETYEVRADGELLTCEPATVLPMAQRYFLF
- the crn3 gene encoding CRISPR-associated ring nuclease Crn3/Csx3 — its product is MNPIELKIIPNQTQDGLAYQHLRLRITTQDGIITPDDLQGLKLPQNVQLSQGIVIEGRGAIWLYGYLVHECHPAAWVGCYDPRLEGAVVVATHKHEVSVGQVLKLSLPSD
- a CDS encoding DUF192 domain-containing protein; translation: MVNIDGTFGFDFLLGTLSNDTIRGFAGNDTVRGLGGNDRIFGDRENDLLAGNEGADTLSGGQGSDTIYGGQESDWIFGDRGNDLLIGGEGGDILTGGAGDDLFVMEKTSAASTITEADIITDFGNGNDKIVLTQGMKFSDLDISVSDNQTIMKDKKSGNYLGVVSGNPNLTESNFISLFGGLDRGQLLPISVNTIIADRAIGLEVAQTPQEQATGLMFRTELPDDRGMLFPIEPARNVRFWMKNVFIELDMVFLREGVVQAIIPNVPPCLSETCPNYGPDVPVDGVIELRGGRAAQLGLKVGDRIPNLP
- a CDS encoding NAD+ synthase, encoding MKIAIAQLNPTIGDIFGNSSLILEAAKKAEVEGANLLLTPELSLIGYPPRDLLINPSFIADAGAQLLQLAQALPPELAVIAGTALPNANAVKLGGKSLFNSAVLLQNGAVKQVFHKRLLPTYDVFDEDRYFEPGENSNYFYIGEVKIGVTICEDLWNNEEFWGKRSYAGDPVSDLAKLGVDLVVNLSASPYSAGKRGVRSAMLQHSVIRCGIPIVYANQVGGNDDIIFDGSSFAVNRKGDLIQVLASFETDFAVLEYDAAKQDLFGSGGNGQDARSTTDLSFHPAEGDAEIWAALVLGVRDYVRKCGFSKVVLGLSGGIDSALVAAIASCAIGPENVLGVLMPSPYSSDHSVNDALELARNLGIAIEMLPIGDLMKTYDRTLADLFVNTTFGIAEENIQSRIRGNLLMAISNKFGHLLLSTGNKSEMAVGYCTLYGDMNGGLAVISDVPKTRVYSLCRWLNSGGYVGAVPPCPPLGKEIIPVNIITKAPSAELKPGQIDRDSLPDYDVLDDILQRSIEHHESAQQIVAAGHDEAVVKRVVKLVRQAEFKRRQAAPGLKISDRAFGTGWRMPIAKSYFY
- a CDS encoding isochorismate lyase — protein: MKDPDECANIHEVREEIDIIDREVIEALSKRFQYVIAAARFKTSEASVRSFDRFHDMLQQRREWARESGLNPDVVENIYRDLVNYYIEEELKHYKSE
- a CDS encoding NUDIX hydrolase, which produces MARGTKKSEGCSLADFKVGVDNVIFSVDTVQNRLLVLLVMRQDEPFIDSWSLPGTLLRQGESLENAAYRILSEKIRVKNLYLEQLYTFGEPGRDPREITRGDRYLSVSYFALVRFEEAELIAGSVVAGVGHRVGGIAWYPVQQVPKLAFDHNQILEYGYRRLRNKLEYSPVAFEVLPELFTLSDLYQLYTTILGESFSDYSNFRARLLKLGFLCDTGVKVSRGAGRPASLYRFDAAAFAPFKNKPLVFI